The Cohnella abietis genome has a segment encoding these proteins:
- a CDS encoding SGNH/GDSL hydrolase family protein, with protein sequence MKNIVTYTGLIIIVLIFTLAYKVDHLPPKIIKQPTSEYKDKQPATVVVNPIEVKKDLYEKLKSGSSINYLVLGDSIGESDGADNENERWFLGLTKKLHDAYKADVLHEINGTPGGGAFGGWIDYLTLEKNKSGYDMVILCFGQNDQSSVELEMYQANYEALVRKIKTDYPQAEIVTLVESSLSKEPFVDTIKAISSHYGLLNVDTRAAFRASGKPYHTLTNDGTHPNSEGYKYYTQSIFDAIESKVHSSVITVLPPKLLYPKATLFKSGQRITNWENLQGFELTPEGGIIGKAGASAELSFTGNLLGIEKWADVTGGAYEVYVDGKLINTSDNHAPFRVNWENLLSHNLGPGKHKAMIKVPDEITPNAIINIPSMITN encoded by the coding sequence ATGAAAAACATAGTCACCTACACGGGTCTGATTATTATTGTTTTAATATTTACGCTTGCTTATAAAGTCGATCATCTTCCTCCCAAAATCATAAAGCAACCAACTAGTGAATATAAGGATAAACAGCCAGCAACTGTTGTGGTCAATCCTATAGAGGTAAAGAAGGACCTCTATGAAAAACTTAAATCCGGCTCTTCCATTAATTATCTTGTTCTTGGCGATAGCATTGGGGAAAGTGATGGAGCTGACAATGAGAATGAGAGATGGTTCCTCGGGTTAACGAAAAAGCTACATGACGCTTACAAAGCGGACGTACTCCATGAAATAAACGGAACACCAGGAGGGGGAGCCTTCGGGGGCTGGATCGATTACCTTACGTTAGAAAAGAACAAGAGTGGCTATGATATGGTCATTCTATGTTTCGGACAAAATGATCAGAGCTCAGTTGAATTGGAAATGTACCAAGCGAATTATGAAGCATTAGTCAGAAAGATCAAAACGGATTACCCTCAAGCTGAAATTGTGACATTGGTTGAAAGCAGCTTATCCAAGGAGCCCTTTGTAGATACCATTAAAGCGATTTCCTCGCACTATGGTTTGTTAAACGTAGACACTCGAGCTGCATTTAGAGCATCAGGAAAACCTTATCATACACTTACGAACGATGGAACGCACCCTAACTCTGAAGGCTATAAATACTACACCCAATCTATATTTGATGCGATCGAGTCGAAGGTTCATTCTAGTGTGATCACCGTTTTACCACCCAAGCTTCTGTATCCTAAAGCAACATTATTCAAGTCGGGCCAGCGTATAACGAATTGGGAGAACTTGCAGGGCTTCGAGTTAACGCCTGAAGGAGGAATCATCGGTAAAGCTGGGGCATCTGCAGAGCTTTCATTTACAGGTAACTTGCTAGGAATTGAAAAATGGGCAGATGTAACTGGTGGCGCATATGAGGTGTATGTGGACGGAAAGCTTATTAACACCTCAGATAATCACGCACCCTTCAGAGTGAATTGGGAAAACCTATTATCGCATAACCTGGGACCCGGAAAGCACAAAGCTATGATTAAGGTTCCGGATGAAATTACCCCCAACGCTATTATTAATATTCCCAGTATGATCACTAATTAA
- a CDS encoding phospholipid carrier-dependent glycosyltransferase → MFNSKIVKTVILQTILFLLLSFIIPSSFVFAEDGEANIVLNGGFEEVIGDEPANWTKDAYLVGDEYSLMKVVEGDARTGSRYVTIENIQPNDAKWTQTVSVKPDTLYKLSGWVRVAQADEGATGANISVLGIGTTSLDLRTPSESWELLELVGRTGAEQEQITVAVRLGGYGSLNIGKVDFDDFRMEQLKEAPTGTVVVPFDPAVDQGEAVVPNAGSSHSAYSGWMIFYGLAYGVLGLFLISRLLNSKKSLLDRINGAGRNRLWLIIGIFGGAFLLRMICAPIIKGHPIDIQDFIAWADHAYHNGLSGFYNGEIFADYPPGYIYVLYVLGFIKSVLGLEHASSASLILIKFPGMVADLIAGWFIYRMALRLAEEKTALLAALLYVINPLVFIDSVVWGQMDSVFSLFIVLMVVSLQNKRLSIASVLFVVAVLIKPQSLIFAPLILLSVRSWREALKAALYSLVVFTIIILPFALQQGPWWIFKHYQSMFGLYPYATFNAFNGYALLGANGVNTDHKWWGIPFASWDVLFVVAIVLVAAFLLLRSRREGKIVYVAFLIALLVFVFKTGLHERYGYATVPLALMSWVWIRDVRVIRLFIGVTLTNFANVAYVLKHGLSQDYFIQNGNGFMNIVALGNVCLAVYAVWLGYELLIKKPSSEPSKAVKPSIQPSKAAKPLTDPITPQSSMSRRDYITMTAITVVYAAIALFQLGSTVAPQSFWKPVIQGESTTVDFGKTQQVQSIVWYGGIGNGSFQIEYSDDGRAWLPAATADLNDGAVFQWQKAQAVFTTRYVKLVATQPGAALGEMAFLGEDQRVIPITSEVEPSLVFDEQGTVPQRISYKNSMYFDEIYHARTAYENLHGLEPYETTHPPLGKVIISAGVAIFGMNPFGWRIAGVLFGIAIVPLLYLFAKRLFRDTRYAALASFLVAFDFMLFTQSRLGTVDTFAVFFILLAYERMHRYYEMSFYRDKLFKTIAPLAISGLAFGLATATKWIGLYAGAGLAFLFFLTLWKRYKEYQQNRRLPFAMHTLWTVLASGLFFILAPLMIYLASYIPFMLVPGSGHGWKDIVSYQKFMFNYHSQLHATHPFSSTWWEWPLIRKPIWYYGGSELVHGRMASIVAMGNPAVWWVGTIAAIATFRMAWKKRDNSMTVVLVGIVAAFLPWVLVTRLTFIYHFFACVPFIVLCIVYWIRRIEERQPTFRKWTHVYAGAVLLLFILFYPILSGMEIDVSYADGVLKWFSGWIFHG, encoded by the coding sequence ATGTTTAATAGTAAAATAGTAAAAACCGTCATATTACAAACTATTCTTTTCCTATTGCTATCTTTTATCATTCCTTCATCATTTGTTTTTGCTGAGGATGGTGAAGCGAATATTGTTCTTAATGGAGGCTTCGAGGAAGTTATCGGCGATGAGCCTGCGAATTGGACTAAGGATGCTTATTTGGTTGGCGACGAATATAGCCTAATGAAGGTAGTAGAGGGAGACGCAAGAACTGGCTCTCGATACGTAACTATAGAGAATATTCAGCCGAATGATGCCAAGTGGACTCAGACGGTTTCTGTTAAGCCTGATACGTTGTACAAGCTATCTGGCTGGGTTAGGGTTGCCCAAGCAGATGAGGGTGCCACTGGGGCGAACATTTCCGTTCTTGGCATCGGTACGACTTCATTGGACTTGAGAACACCCTCAGAAAGCTGGGAGCTACTTGAGCTTGTAGGTCGGACGGGAGCAGAGCAGGAGCAGATAACCGTAGCGGTTCGACTTGGAGGCTATGGAAGTCTGAACATTGGCAAGGTCGACTTCGATGACTTTCGTATGGAACAGCTCAAAGAAGCACCTACTGGGACAGTCGTTGTGCCGTTCGATCCAGCCGTCGATCAGGGAGAGGCAGTAGTGCCTAATGCGGGCTCCTCACATTCTGCCTACTCGGGTTGGATGATTTTCTACGGACTGGCTTATGGGGTGTTAGGTTTATTTTTGATTTCAAGGCTTCTAAACTCTAAAAAGAGCTTATTGGATCGTATAAATGGAGCGGGAAGAAATCGATTATGGCTGATCATTGGTATATTCGGTGGTGCTTTTCTACTCAGAATGATCTGTGCTCCGATTATTAAAGGACATCCGATTGATATCCAAGATTTTATAGCCTGGGCAGACCATGCATATCATAACGGATTGTCAGGATTTTATAACGGGGAGATTTTTGCGGATTACCCTCCGGGCTACATATACGTGCTATATGTTCTAGGCTTTATCAAATCGGTGCTTGGTCTGGAGCATGCTTCGTCTGCGTCCTTAATTCTCATTAAGTTTCCGGGGATGGTCGCTGATCTTATTGCAGGCTGGTTCATCTACAGAATGGCATTGCGCCTAGCAGAAGAGAAAACAGCTCTGTTAGCGGCGCTTCTATATGTGATTAATCCACTCGTTTTTATAGATTCCGTTGTGTGGGGACAAATGGATTCCGTATTTAGCCTGTTCATTGTGTTAATGGTTGTCTCCCTACAGAACAAGCGGCTTTCGATAGCTTCCGTCCTTTTCGTGGTAGCCGTATTAATTAAGCCTCAATCGCTTATTTTTGCTCCGTTAATTCTCTTATCCGTTCGAAGCTGGAGAGAAGCGCTAAAAGCAGCACTATATTCACTAGTAGTATTTACGATTATTATATTACCGTTTGCTCTACAGCAGGGTCCTTGGTGGATATTTAAACATTATCAATCGATGTTTGGTTTGTATCCTTATGCTACGTTTAATGCGTTTAATGGATATGCGCTGCTTGGAGCCAATGGTGTGAATACCGATCATAAGTGGTGGGGAATCCCCTTCGCAAGCTGGGATGTCTTATTTGTTGTCGCTATCGTCCTAGTAGCAGCATTCCTGCTCCTTCGAAGCCGCAGGGAAGGGAAGATCGTCTATGTGGCCTTCCTCATTGCATTGCTCGTATTCGTGTTCAAAACAGGGCTTCACGAGCGTTACGGCTACGCAACCGTTCCACTAGCCTTGATGAGCTGGGTATGGATTCGGGATGTACGCGTGATTAGACTATTTATCGGTGTTACCCTCACGAATTTCGCTAATGTGGCTTACGTGCTTAAACACGGTCTTAGCCAAGATTATTTTATTCAGAATGGCAATGGATTCATGAACATCGTTGCATTAGGCAACGTATGTCTTGCTGTGTATGCGGTATGGCTTGGTTATGAGCTATTGATTAAAAAGCCAAGCAGCGAACCGAGTAAGGCAGTAAAACCATCGATCCAACCGAGTAAGGCAGCCAAACCATTAACCGATCCGATTACACCCCAATCATCGATGTCTCGTAGGGATTACATTACGATGACTGCAATTACGGTTGTATATGCTGCTATTGCGTTGTTTCAGCTCGGTTCGACAGTCGCGCCGCAGAGCTTCTGGAAACCGGTCATACAAGGGGAAAGTACAACAGTCGACTTCGGGAAGACGCAGCAAGTACAATCAATTGTATGGTACGGCGGCATTGGAAATGGAAGCTTTCAGATCGAATATTCGGATGACGGCCGAGCATGGCTACCGGCTGCTACAGCTGATTTGAACGATGGTGCAGTATTTCAATGGCAGAAAGCTCAAGCTGTATTCACGACTCGATATGTGAAGCTAGTAGCGACACAACCGGGGGCTGCGCTAGGCGAAATGGCTTTCCTAGGGGAAGATCAAAGAGTTATTCCCATTACTAGTGAAGTTGAACCATCTCTAGTATTCGATGAACAGGGCACGGTTCCGCAACGTATCTCCTATAAGAACAGCATGTATTTTGACGAGATATATCATGCACGGACTGCCTATGAGAATTTACATGGATTGGAGCCTTACGAGACGACTCATCCGCCCCTTGGGAAGGTGATTATATCGGCTGGAGTTGCCATATTCGGTATGAATCCGTTCGGATGGCGAATCGCAGGTGTTCTTTTCGGAATAGCGATCGTTCCTCTTCTATACCTGTTCGCCAAAAGATTGTTCAGGGATACCCGTTATGCAGCTCTAGCATCGTTCTTGGTAGCCTTCGACTTTATGCTCTTTACACAAAGCCGACTGGGTACCGTTGACACCTTTGCTGTGTTTTTCATCTTATTGGCTTACGAGCGAATGCATCGTTATTATGAAATGAGTTTTTATAGAGATAAGCTGTTTAAGACGATAGCGCCGCTTGCGATTAGTGGGCTTGCTTTCGGTCTTGCGACGGCAACCAAATGGATTGGCTTGTATGCGGGGGCGGGCTTGGCATTCCTTTTCTTCCTCACGCTGTGGAAAAGGTATAAGGAGTATCAGCAAAACCGTAGGCTTCCCTTTGCGATGCACACGCTCTGGACTGTACTTGCGAGTGGGTTATTTTTCATCCTGGCTCCATTAATGATTTATTTAGCTTCATATATTCCGTTTATGCTCGTACCGGGTTCCGGACATGGATGGAAAGACATAGTCTCGTATCAGAAGTTTATGTTTAATTACCATAGCCAGCTACATGCTACTCATCCTTTCTCGTCGACATGGTGGGAGTGGCCTCTCATTCGCAAGCCTATTTGGTATTATGGAGGCTCGGAATTAGTACATGGCAGAATGGCTAGCATTGTTGCTATGGGTAACCCTGCCGTATGGTGGGTGGGGACGATTGCGGCTATAGCAACATTTCGCATGGCTTGGAAAAAACGAGATAATAGCATGACGGTTGTTCTTGTTGGAATTGTAGCGGCTTTTCTTCCATGGGTCCTCGTCACCAGACTAACGTTTATTTATCACTTTTTCGCTTGTGTGCCTTTTATAGTGCTATGTATTGTTTATTGGATTCGGAGAATAGAGGAGAGACAACCTACCTTTCGAAAATGGACACATGTCTACGCAGGAGCTGTTTTACTGCTATTTATTTTGTTTTATCCTATTTTATCGGGTATGGAAATCGATGTTTCATACGCGGATGGCGTTCTGAAGTGGTTTAGTGGATGGATTTTTCATGGATAA
- a CDS encoding polysaccharide deacetylase family protein: protein MKKLILSIIFISIILLVVWNHSTITGSVANNKTETVERDLEITTGEPEPDKQQLIDIDNTDEKTIYLTFDDGPSSATNDILDTLKHYHAKATFFMLEPHMKQFPDIVKRIVEEGHSVGLHGVTHNKKLFYKSEQSALDEMNKGQEALEKLTGIKSTLIRTPYGSVPYLLESYRKELDNEGFKLWDWNVDSSDWSLGSKAYINVTIKQIEKLHKGNVTPIVLMHDKNETAKHLSTLLEHLTKNGFLFKKIEEYNKPYSFNCYDRCYRMEDK from the coding sequence ATGAAGAAGCTCATCCTAAGTATCATTTTCATTTCTATAATTCTGTTAGTAGTTTGGAATCACTCTACAATTACCGGAAGCGTTGCAAATAATAAGACAGAGACAGTAGAGAGAGACTTGGAAATAACAACTGGGGAACCTGAGCCGGATAAACAACAGCTAATAGATATAGATAACACTGACGAAAAAACCATATATTTGACCTTCGATGATGGTCCAAGTTCTGCTACTAACGATATTCTGGATACATTGAAGCACTATCATGCGAAAGCGACATTTTTTATGCTTGAACCACATATGAAGCAATTCCCAGATATCGTAAAAAGGATTGTAGAGGAGGGACACTCCGTCGGTCTACACGGTGTTACCCATAATAAGAAGCTATTCTATAAATCCGAACAATCTGCACTTGATGAAATGAATAAAGGACAAGAAGCTTTGGAAAAGCTTACTGGAATAAAGTCTACTCTAATCCGGACGCCTTACGGCAGCGTTCCTTATTTGCTTGAATCCTATAGAAAAGAATTAGATAACGAGGGCTTCAAATTGTGGGATTGGAATGTAGATAGCAGTGATTGGTCTTTAGGCAGTAAAGCATATATTAACGTTACAATTAAACAAATCGAGAAGCTACATAAAGGAAATGTAACTCCTATTGTGCTTATGCATGATAAAAACGAAACGGCCAAGCATTTATCAACTCTCTTAGAGCATCTAACAAAAAATGGATTTTTATTCAAAAAGATCGAAGAATACAACAAGCCGTATAGCTTTAACTGTTACGATCGTTGCTATCGCATGGAAGACAAATAG
- a CDS encoding Ger(x)C family spore germination protein — protein sequence MKAILSTFVSLLILILTTGCWDNSELDEYGFVQAVAIDLAEDNLIHLTTHFYNPSSKMEMGEAKAGQKGINITTIGETIFEATRDIPTKFGRKAKWDHMRVILLGEKLAKTQNIGEVLDYFSRDHEPRGTILPLVTQGTASEFLEIKPFIEQTIGQQYKKMETNGAVYSGKTSNVPLYELAIGLKSPSKIAAIPYVHKGDSKDEAMVSGIAIIKNGKLAEILKDKDPEAFMVLTNKYQSGIINFNCIGSTEGQTQIQESFEVLSLDSNKTVKVEGNEVTVRIKVHIEGTVGELRCSVLKTKEDVQRFQNKVSERSEEGLQHAITLFKQRKLDAIGVGNQIYRQNPKLWKKLEQNWDKIFAQSRFEVEVEVKVLSVGLSVGTPFGLKEK from the coding sequence GTGAAGGCGATATTATCCACTTTCGTGTCCTTACTCATCCTCATTCTGACCACTGGATGCTGGGATAATAGTGAATTGGACGAATACGGCTTCGTTCAGGCAGTAGCCATTGATTTGGCCGAGGACAATCTCATCCATTTAACTACACATTTCTACAATCCTTCAAGCAAAATGGAGATGGGAGAAGCAAAAGCTGGACAGAAAGGTATTAATATCACAACAATCGGAGAAACCATTTTTGAAGCGACAAGAGACATTCCGACAAAGTTCGGGCGCAAAGCCAAGTGGGATCATATGCGCGTTATTCTACTCGGAGAAAAGCTAGCCAAAACCCAGAATATTGGGGAAGTGCTTGATTATTTCTCACGGGATCACGAACCACGTGGTACGATTCTCCCTTTAGTTACGCAAGGAACTGCCAGCGAATTTCTAGAGATTAAACCGTTCATCGAACAGACCATTGGCCAACAGTACAAGAAGATGGAAACGAACGGTGCGGTTTATTCAGGCAAAACCTCTAACGTCCCCCTATATGAGTTGGCTATCGGATTGAAAAGCCCATCCAAAATAGCTGCCATTCCTTATGTTCATAAAGGTGATTCAAAGGACGAAGCCATGGTATCCGGAATAGCGATAATAAAAAATGGAAAGCTGGCGGAAATCCTAAAGGATAAGGATCCGGAAGCATTCATGGTACTAACCAACAAATATCAAAGCGGAATCATTAATTTCAACTGCATTGGCAGTACTGAAGGACAAACACAAATCCAAGAATCATTCGAGGTTCTCTCTCTCGACAGCAACAAAACGGTCAAAGTAGAAGGAAATGAAGTGACGGTCAGGATAAAGGTTCATATTGAGGGAACAGTGGGCGAGCTAAGGTGCTCCGTCTTAAAAACAAAAGAAGATGTTCAACGATTCCAGAATAAAGTCAGCGAACGATCCGAGGAAGGACTGCAGCATGCGATCACACTCTTTAAGCAGCGAAAACTAGATGCCATTGGAGTCGGAAATCAGATTTACAGACAAAACCCGAAGCTTTGGAAAAAATTGGAGCAAAACTGGGACAAGATCTTTGCCCAAAGTAGATTTGAAGTCGAGGTTGAAGTAAAGGTATTAAGTGTCGGTTTGAGTGTAGGCACTCCGTTTGGACTAAAGGAGAAGTAG
- a CDS encoding spore germination protein, producing MRKKTSENNPSPTSKDPSSNSISTCLDDNLQLIEDQFKNSNDLQILHWNYGPGLDQTAFSVYFDTLVKSNEKNLLKEALQNLVTHEIGPAMMVTVEDVISFFEKNGVSSPSAELLDQFDKAVTSILSGNVVIFFNGWNKALAYLALDVEQRQASEPITEPSVQGPHVSFIENLDRNIGVMRSLLKSPKLKFEFFTAGVESQRKISYGYMDGTVNPETLREFKLRITKIDKEEILEASYLEEWIEDSLLSPFPQVRFTERPDTAVAALLEGKIVAMVNGSPSILICPGNFMEFFMTSEDYYYRTVFSSLIRFIRVAAFIIALMLPSTYIALSTFHSELIPTVLLLAILNTREGIPFPAMVEALIMEFFFELLREAGIRLPRPIGSAVSIVGALVIGQAAIQSQIASPVMVIVVALTGIASFALPQYNMAIAIRILRFPLMLLAATFGGLGIMVGVILIYLHLATLRSLGQPYLSALTPLDLKKVRDAFIILPRRLLLNSSRDRHLYKKIPEGKKAK from the coding sequence ATGAGAAAAAAAACAAGCGAAAACAACCCTTCACCTACATCAAAAGATCCCTCTTCTAATTCTATTTCTACCTGCTTAGATGACAACTTGCAGCTCATAGAAGATCAATTTAAGAATTCTAATGATTTGCAGATACTCCATTGGAACTATGGTCCTGGGCTGGATCAAACGGCATTTTCTGTTTATTTTGACACACTGGTTAAATCTAATGAAAAAAATCTTCTTAAAGAAGCACTGCAAAATCTCGTTACCCACGAGATTGGTCCGGCAATGATGGTTACCGTAGAAGATGTGATAAGTTTTTTTGAGAAAAATGGTGTTTCCTCTCCGTCAGCCGAGCTTTTGGATCAATTCGATAAAGCCGTCACTAGCATCCTAAGCGGGAACGTAGTTATTTTTTTCAACGGATGGAACAAAGCACTTGCCTATCTTGCTCTTGATGTTGAGCAGCGACAAGCTTCTGAACCTATTACGGAGCCCAGTGTCCAAGGCCCTCACGTGAGCTTCATAGAAAATCTAGATCGCAATATTGGTGTCATGCGCAGCCTGCTTAAATCCCCTAAGCTTAAATTTGAGTTTTTTACAGCCGGTGTGGAAAGTCAAAGAAAGATCTCCTACGGTTATATGGATGGAACAGTAAACCCGGAAACATTGAGGGAATTTAAGCTTAGAATAACGAAGATCGACAAGGAAGAAATTCTCGAGGCCTCGTATCTTGAGGAATGGATAGAAGATTCCCTCTTATCCCCCTTCCCACAGGTTCGTTTTACGGAGCGTCCAGATACAGCTGTGGCTGCTTTATTGGAAGGGAAAATTGTCGCTATGGTTAATGGGAGCCCATCCATCCTCATTTGTCCGGGTAATTTCATGGAGTTTTTTATGACAAGCGAGGATTATTACTATCGAACTGTTTTCTCATCTTTGATACGGTTCATTAGAGTGGCAGCTTTCATCATCGCCTTAATGCTTCCAAGCACCTATATCGCTTTGTCGACCTTCCATTCTGAGCTCATTCCAACCGTTCTGCTTCTTGCCATCTTGAACACGCGGGAGGGAATTCCCTTTCCTGCGATGGTTGAAGCACTCATTATGGAATTTTTCTTTGAACTACTTAGGGAGGCCGGAATTCGATTGCCTAGACCGATCGGTTCCGCTGTAAGCATTGTTGGGGCGCTAGTTATAGGACAGGCAGCCATTCAATCCCAGATTGCTTCCCCTGTTATGGTCATCGTCGTTGCCTTAACTGGGATTGCTTCCTTTGCGCTTCCTCAATACAACATGGCTATCGCCATTCGTATCTTACGCTTCCCACTAATGCTACTAGCAGCGACATTCGGAGGACTAGGTATTATGGTCGGAGTAATACTGATATACCTTCACCTGGCAACCTTACGCTCTTTGGGACAGCCATACTTGTCTGCTTTAACTCCTCTGGACCTAAAAAAGGTGCGGGATGCATTTATCATCTTGCCGCGACGGCTGCTGCTTAATTCGTCTCGAGATCGACACCTGTACAAAAAAATCCCAGAGGGGAAGAAAGCAAAGTGA
- a CDS encoding UDP-N-acetylmuramoyl-L-alanyl-D-glutamate--2,6-diaminopimelate ligase, which yields MVENLTFVRLQGELNREVMALAFDSRQVSDANTLFVAIGGFNADGHDHILEAIASGATIIIVERNLLINAPVTLLKVDNARAALARLSANFYDNPTQRLNLIGVTGTNGKTSTAYFIKSIYEQARTPTGVISTIGTQIGDKNNKHNHTTPEAPYLQQSFDSMLKNNIGNCVMEVSSHSLSLQRIDCSDFNIGVFTNLSPDHLEFHHNMEEYFQAKASLFQRTNKVNVLNADDQYGRRLVKMSKDLGTEFITYGIEQDADISAIHIKYFANYSIFMLRTPTGNLHIRVNFPGKIYVYNALAAISCAYVDGIRLMDIKAGIEAVTAIKGRLEVVYNSDDIKVIVDFAHTEDGLAKVLASIRPFVQGRIILVFGVYAAKGEKGNDKRRAMGGVAAHLADIAIVTSDNPKEQDPQYIVDEVAAAIDELGGNYYKIVDRKMAIENAIDLSEKGDVILIAGKGHETSQILGAYVMPFNEAQIVNQKIQSRSRHVVMK from the coding sequence TTGGTTGAAAATCTTACATTTGTCCGATTACAAGGTGAGTTGAATCGCGAAGTAATGGCACTCGCTTTTGATTCCAGACAGGTGTCAGATGCTAATACGTTATTCGTCGCTATCGGTGGCTTTAACGCGGATGGTCACGATCATATTCTCGAAGCGATTGCCTCAGGAGCGACAATTATTATTGTTGAGAGGAACCTTTTAATTAATGCTCCGGTCACCTTATTAAAGGTAGATAATGCCAGGGCAGCGCTGGCCAGATTGTCTGCGAATTTTTACGATAACCCCACTCAACGTTTGAATTTGATCGGCGTTACAGGTACGAACGGTAAAACGTCTACAGCCTATTTTATTAAGTCAATATACGAACAAGCAAGAACTCCAACGGGAGTCATAAGTACAATTGGTACACAAATAGGTGATAAAAATAATAAGCATAATCATACAACACCAGAAGCCCCTTATTTGCAGCAAAGCTTTGACTCCATGCTAAAGAACAATATCGGAAATTGCGTCATGGAGGTCTCATCTCATTCACTGAGCCTACAAAGGATCGATTGTAGTGATTTCAACATAGGTGTATTTACTAATCTATCTCCGGACCATCTGGAATTCCATCACAATATGGAAGAATATTTTCAAGCCAAAGCAAGCCTGTTTCAGAGAACTAACAAGGTTAATGTTCTAAATGCCGACGATCAATACGGGCGAAGACTCGTCAAAATGAGCAAAGATTTAGGAACCGAATTTATTACTTATGGAATTGAGCAAGATGCAGATATTTCGGCCATCCATATAAAATACTTCGCTAACTACTCCATATTTATGCTTCGGACGCCAACTGGCAATCTCCATATTAGAGTGAATTTCCCGGGGAAGATCTACGTGTATAATGCCTTAGCTGCCATTTCGTGTGCATATGTAGATGGGATTCGCTTAATGGACATCAAAGCGGGCATTGAAGCAGTTACGGCTATAAAAGGTCGATTAGAGGTCGTCTACAATAGTGATGACATTAAAGTTATTGTGGATTTTGCTCATACGGAGGATGGACTAGCGAAGGTGCTGGCTTCGATCCGTCCGTTCGTCCAAGGCAGAATTATCCTTGTTTTTGGTGTATATGCCGCGAAAGGTGAAAAGGGCAACGACAAGAGGCGTGCGATGGGTGGAGTAGCTGCTCACTTAGCAGATATTGCTATAGTTACCTCTGATAACCCGAAGGAGCAAGATCCCCAATATATAGTAGATGAAGTAGCCGCTGCGATTGATGAGTTGGGTGGGAATTATTACAAGATTGTCGATCGTAAAATGGCTATAGAGAACGCAATAGACCTAAGCGAGAAGGGAGATGTGATCCTCATCGCCGGAAAAGGGCATGAAACCTCACAAATTCTGGGAGCCTATGTAATGCCATTTAACGAAGCACAAATTGTTAATCAAAAAATTCAGAGTCGCTCTAGGCATGTCGTTATGAAATAA